Proteins co-encoded in one Garra rufa chromosome 7, GarRuf1.0, whole genome shotgun sequence genomic window:
- the onecut3a gene encoding one cut domain family member 2, producing the protein MELTMENIGNLHGVSHSHQTGDLMNSPHARQSATHRNLVSSHGRSAMVSSMASILDGAGEYRTDHSLSGPLHPAMTMSCDSSMSLSSTYTTLTPLQHHLPPISNVSEKFHHHPHPHAHHHPAHQRLAAGNVSGSFTLMRDDRGLASMSNLYGHYSKDLSGMGPPISPLSNGLGSLHNSQQTLSAYGPTAHLGNDKMISTGGFETHAAMLGRGEEHLARGLGGHGAGIMSSLNGINHHHSHSHSQANGSVLSERDRQAAGGGGQGGGSGQVEEINTKEVAQRITAELKRYSIPQAIFAQRILCRSQGTLSDLLRNPKPWSKLKSGRETFRRMWKWLQEPEFQRMSALRLAACKRKEQEQHKERNMAPKKQRLVFTDLQRRTLIAIFKENKRPSKEMQMTISQQLGLELSTVSNFFMNARRRCVDRWHEEHHHGHVASPGQPGTSATTFSKA; encoded by the exons ATGGAACTTACAATGGAAAACATTGGGAATCTGCACGGCGTGTCACACTCCCATCAAACGGGGGACTTGATGAACTCGCCTCACGCACGACAGTCGGCGACACATAGGAACTTGGTGTCATCGCACGGGAGGTCAGCGATGGTGTCCAGCATGGCCTCGATACTGGACGGGGCCGGGGAGTATCGCACGGACCATTCGCTGTCCGGTCCTCTCCATCCAGCGATGACCATGTCGTGCGATTCGAGCATGagcctgagcagcacttacaccacCCTGACGCCGCTGCAGCACCATTTGCCTCCCATATCCAACGTCTCAGAGAAATTTCACCACCACCCGCACCCTCACGCTCATCACCATCCCGCGCACCAGCGTCTCGCTGCCGGGAACGTCAGCGGCAGCTTCACGCTGATGCGGGATGACCGGGGCCTCGCGTCCATGAGCAACCTATATGGCCACTACTCCAAAGACTTGTCCGGGATGGGACCACCGATATCGCCTCTTTCCAACGGCCTTGGGTCTTTGCACAACTCTCAACAGACTCTGAGCGCGTACGGTCCCACCGCTCACCTGGGGAACGACAAGATGATTTCCACGGGAGGCTTCGAGACCCACGCTGCGATGCTCGGCCGGGGCGAGGAGCACCTGGCGCGGGGATTAGGGGGCCACGGGGCGGGCATCATGTCTTCGCTCAACGGCATCAACCACCATCACAGTCACTCACACTCTCAGGCGAACGGTTCGGTGCTGTCGGAGCGGGACAGGCAGGCAGCAGGAGGCGGCGGACAGGGTGGTGGGTCAGGGCAGGTGGAGGAGATCAACACCAAAGAGGTGGCTCAGCGAATAACGGCGGAGTTAAAGAGGTACAGCATCCCACAGGCCATCTTTGCACAGAGGATCTTGTGTCGCTCTCAAGGAACTCTCTCGGACCTCCTGCGGAATCCCAAACCCTGGAGTAAACTCAAGTCAGGTCGGGAGACGTTCAGACGGATGTGGAAGTGGCTGCAGGAACCCGAGTTCCAGCGCATGTCGGCCCTTAGGCTTGCAG CCTGTAAACGTAAGGAACAGGAGCAGCACAAGGAACGCAACATGGCACCCAAGAAGCAGCGTTTGGTCTTCACCGACCTGCAGCGCCGCACACTCATCGCCATTTTCAAGGAGAACAAGCGGCCCTCAAAGGAAATGCAGATGACCATCTCGCAGCAGCTAGGCTTGGAACTCAGCACCGTCAGCAACTTCTTCATGAATGCACGACGCCGCTGCGTCGACCGCTGGCACGAGGAGCACCATCACGGCCATGTAGCCAGTCCTGGCCAGCCAGGCACCTCGGCCACCACCTTCTCCAAGGCTTAA